From Hydra vulgaris chromosome 07, alternate assembly HydraT2T_AEP, a single genomic window includes:
- the LOC136082275 gene encoding uncharacterized protein LOC136082275, with protein sequence MASGKTFGRTSCLFSKQIISFLRHSSSKSANSFNNIGLSKTLRSLAGSDQHMLQTVKKLNKIQVRQLQNSMATMCLSSKVNLCMNLLASTDSDLVEVGEDSDDVCSQSGHKKKARGLKIL encoded by the exons atGGCGTCTGGTAAAACGTTTGGAAGAACCTCGTGTCTATTCTCTAAacaaattatatctttttta agGCACAGTTCTTCTAAATCAGCTAACTCtt ttaataatattggTTTATCAAAGACTTTAAGAAGCCTTGCTGGTTCAGATCAACATAT gttacaaactgtaaaaaaacttaataaaattcaaGTGAGACAACTTCAAAACTCAATGGCTACAATGT GCTTAAGTTCAAAGGTTAATTTATGTATGAATCTTCTTGCAAGTACAGATAGTGATCTTGTTGAAGTGGGTGAAGATTCTGATGATGTTTGTTCTCAATCGGGCCATAAAAAGAAAGCAAGGGGACTCAAGATTCTGTAA